In Fodinibius saliphilus, a genomic segment contains:
- a CDS encoding RluA family pseudouridine synthase: MKQTRTQPDIPIVFEDDHLLLIQKPANVLSQEDHTGDPDVVSLCKYYLSRSQKNPFLGLIHRLDRPVGGLMLLAKNPQAANALSQQIRDRTIQKTYWAVTSGAPPQNGVLTHHLQKDRDRNVVEVVAGNQKKGKKAILSFAKMEEANDLNLLSVHLQTGRPHQIRVQLAHKGYPIWGDYKYGKNQPDGRDIALRAVELTFKHPKLNQQMHFELAPPNKEPWRRFSIAQS; encoded by the coding sequence ATGAAACAAACACGTACCCAACCTGATATCCCAATTGTTTTTGAGGATGACCATCTTCTTCTTATTCAAAAACCCGCTAATGTCCTCTCTCAAGAAGACCATACCGGAGATCCCGATGTCGTTAGTCTATGCAAATACTATCTATCTCGGTCACAAAAGAATCCATTTTTGGGATTGATTCATCGTCTTGATCGCCCTGTTGGTGGACTCATGTTATTGGCAAAAAATCCACAAGCAGCAAATGCTCTTTCCCAACAAATACGTGATAGAACAATACAGAAAACATATTGGGCTGTAACTTCCGGAGCTCCTCCTCAGAATGGTGTTCTCACCCATCACCTGCAAAAAGATCGTGATCGAAACGTAGTAGAAGTAGTAGCCGGGAATCAAAAAAAAGGTAAGAAAGCGATACTCTCTTTTGCTAAAATGGAAGAAGCGAATGATCTTAATTTGCTATCCGTTCACTTACAAACAGGGCGACCACACCAAATACGCGTGCAGTTGGCCCATAAAGGATATCCTATTTGGGGTGACTATAAGTACGGCAAGAACCAGCCCGATGGTCGAGATATTGCCCTAAGGGCTGTAGAATTGACCTTTAAACATCCTAAGCTCAACCAGCAGATGCACTTTGAGCTGGCTCCACCTAATAAAGAACCTTGGCGTAGATTTTCAATTGCACAATCTTAA
- the recO gene encoding DNA repair protein RecO, with amino-acid sequence MITHTEAIIFRTVDYQESSKIVTMFTRKHGKIALMVRGAKKPKSKFSGLIEVGNILDVVYYHKSSRSVQILSEASYAVKNDKLRTDFEKMATMTSAIEMIGQLLHDDEVNTPLFDFSKKMLTWLNSADIYPPQMFPYLQIRLAGLTGIGLQLDVNQSREETNYFNLESGLITTESISSHSYKLTPTQYDYIRIALQARSSKLFEFSFETGELRSLIDHLDRYLKYHVEGLRDRKSDAIFEQILQE; translated from the coding sequence ATGATTACCCATACTGAAGCAATCATTTTCAGGACTGTCGATTACCAGGAATCCAGCAAGATTGTAACCATGTTTACTCGCAAACATGGTAAGATTGCGCTTATGGTTCGAGGAGCTAAAAAGCCCAAGAGTAAATTTTCGGGACTCATTGAGGTCGGCAATATCCTTGATGTAGTCTATTATCATAAATCCTCTCGTTCGGTACAGATCCTTTCTGAGGCAAGTTATGCAGTAAAGAATGACAAGCTGCGCACCGATTTTGAAAAGATGGCTACGATGACTTCAGCTATTGAGATGATTGGTCAGCTTTTGCATGATGATGAAGTGAATACGCCTCTGTTCGATTTTTCAAAAAAGATGTTAACCTGGCTTAATTCGGCCGATATATATCCTCCACAAATGTTTCCTTACCTGCAGATACGTTTGGCTGGCCTTACCGGAATCGGACTACAGCTTGATGTAAATCAATCAAGAGAAGAAACGAACTATTTTAACCTGGAATCGGGTTTAATAACTACCGAAAGTATTTCCTCACATTCATATAAGTTAACCCCAACCCAGTATGATTATATTCGTATCGCTTTGCAGGCGAGAAGTTCAAAACTGTTTGAGTTTTCTTTTGAAACTGGGGAGTTGCGGTCATTAATTGATCATTTGGATCGATATTTAAAATACCATGTAGAAGGACTTCGAGACCGTAAGTCTGATGCCATTTTTGAACAAATATTACAGGAGTAA
- a CDS encoding RNA polymerase sigma factor, whose protein sequence is MKLKQSKHISKKYQQLDDKDLVRFYRQNGDEQAFNELMNRHQTKIYSYIYSMVGSAGKADDIFQEVFTKVITKMDDTYNEQGKWIAWVMRIAHNATIDYLRKQKRFVDVSSNYDKESNTDFYDRLPDEDLISAQEQLEKEEAQSSLMKHIGELSKEQRQVVMLRHYYEMPFKEIAELTNVSINTALGRMRYALINLRKLFDKEKEQEENNYAQRG, encoded by the coding sequence ATGAAACTCAAGCAATCAAAACATATTAGCAAAAAATACCAGCAACTCGATGATAAAGATCTTGTTCGTTTCTATCGCCAGAATGGTGACGAGCAAGCATTTAACGAGTTGATGAATCGGCATCAGACCAAGATCTATTCCTATATCTATAGTATGGTAGGGAGTGCTGGAAAAGCTGATGATATTTTCCAGGAAGTCTTCACTAAGGTCATCACCAAGATGGATGACACCTATAATGAACAGGGGAAGTGGATTGCCTGGGTTATGCGTATTGCCCATAATGCAACAATCGATTATTTAAGAAAACAAAAAAGGTTTGTAGACGTTAGTTCTAACTACGACAAAGAGTCAAACACTGACTTCTATGATCGTTTGCCTGATGAAGATCTTATCAGCGCGCAGGAACAGCTTGAGAAGGAAGAGGCACAAAGTAGTCTCATGAAGCATATAGGCGAGCTTTCCAAGGAACAACGTCAAGTTGTAATGTTACGTCACTATTATGAAATGCCGTTTAAAGAGATCGCAGAACTTACGAATGTTTCTATTAATACCGCACTAGGACGTATGCGGTACGCGCTCATAAATCTTCGAAAACTTTTTGACAAAGAAAAAGAACAAGAAGAAAATAATTATGCCCAACGAGGATAA
- the uvrC gene encoding excinuclease ABC subunit UvrC — MSNEHNPDVDVKEKVDHLPLSPGVYMFKDKKDRLLYVGKAKRLRNRVRSYFQDSSDHDGRIRVMINKIEDLEVIVTDSEAEALILENNLIKKHQPRYNILYRDDKTYPYICVTNADRPRVFPTRTVINDGSKYFGPYDSVKHMKRMLETIRKAFNLCTCAVSRKNIDRTKGAPKWHSCFDDYLESCSGDWNIEEYQATIEKVERMLNGRTNALIQDLKEEMSIASEALEYEKAARIRDSLQAVQKYSKKMKMVAGKKVDRDLFAVKVDEEINEACGVLFKVREGKLISKFHRFLKNIKHLEKGEMLQSFVEDYYTGQYAGAIPDEVYVSDELKNKEPLAQYLWEERGKKVRVHRPQRGEKAKMIRMALSNAKLLLGERKLEKEKAARKHIPHSVKELKERLNLDRLPRRIECFDNSNLQGSDPVASMVCFVDARPRKSSYKRFNIKTVEGPDDFASMKEVLSRRYKRVMDDKEQIPDLIVVDGGKGQLSSAVSALKEIGFYGQCEIIGLAKRLEEVFVPDRSKSIMIPKKSSALKLLQKVRDEAHRFAVDFHRDKRSKRTIKTELTQINGIGEKTAKQLLKSFGSVNTVRESSLEELQEEIGNKTGQKVFTYFNGEKE, encoded by the coding sequence ATGAGTAATGAGCACAACCCCGATGTGGATGTAAAGGAAAAAGTGGATCATCTGCCACTTTCGCCCGGCGTATATATGTTTAAAGATAAAAAAGATCGGCTGCTTTATGTGGGCAAAGCAAAGCGCTTGCGCAATCGCGTGCGGTCATATTTTCAGGATTCAAGTGACCATGACGGACGTATTCGGGTGATGATAAACAAGATTGAGGATCTGGAAGTAATTGTTACGGATTCGGAAGCCGAAGCTCTTATTCTTGAGAATAACCTGATTAAGAAACATCAGCCACGTTATAATATCCTCTACAGGGATGACAAAACCTACCCCTATATCTGTGTCACCAATGCCGATCGTCCAAGGGTATTTCCAACTCGAACAGTAATTAACGACGGCAGCAAGTATTTCGGTCCTTACGACAGCGTAAAACATATGAAGCGGATGCTGGAGACGATTCGGAAAGCTTTTAATCTATGTACATGTGCCGTCTCAAGAAAGAATATTGACCGTACGAAAGGGGCTCCTAAATGGCACTCTTGTTTTGATGATTACCTGGAGAGCTGCTCCGGGGACTGGAATATTGAAGAGTATCAGGCTACTATTGAAAAGGTAGAACGTATGTTAAATGGCCGTACTAATGCTCTTATTCAAGATCTTAAAGAAGAGATGTCAATTGCTTCTGAGGCATTAGAGTATGAAAAAGCAGCCCGTATCCGTGATAGCTTACAGGCGGTGCAAAAGTATAGTAAGAAGATGAAAATGGTTGCGGGCAAAAAAGTTGATCGTGATCTGTTTGCTGTTAAGGTCGATGAAGAGATTAATGAAGCCTGCGGGGTACTCTTTAAAGTTAGGGAAGGAAAGCTTATCAGTAAATTTCATCGGTTCCTGAAGAATATTAAGCATCTCGAGAAAGGGGAGATGTTACAATCGTTTGTCGAAGATTACTATACCGGACAATATGCAGGTGCAATACCTGATGAAGTTTATGTTAGTGATGAACTTAAAAATAAGGAGCCCCTTGCCCAGTACCTGTGGGAAGAACGAGGTAAAAAGGTGCGTGTGCACCGACCACAACGGGGTGAAAAGGCAAAAATGATTCGCATGGCATTATCTAATGCCAAGCTTTTATTGGGAGAACGAAAGCTGGAGAAAGAGAAAGCAGCCCGCAAACACATTCCACACTCAGTGAAAGAACTCAAAGAACGACTGAATTTAGATCGGTTGCCACGGCGTATTGAGTGTTTTGATAATTCGAATTTGCAAGGTAGTGACCCTGTAGCTTCAATGGTTTGTTTTGTAGATGCCCGTCCTAGAAAAAGTTCATATAAACGGTTTAATATTAAGACGGTTGAAGGACCTGATGACTTTGCATCTATGAAGGAGGTATTGAGTAGACGATATAAACGGGTGATGGATGACAAAGAACAAATCCCTGATTTAATTGTCGTAGATGGGGGCAAGGGACAATTAAGCAGTGCTGTTTCTGCTCTCAAAGAGATCGGTTTTTACGGACAATGTGAGATTATCGGTTTAGCTAAACGGCTTGAAGAGGTTTTTGTTCCGGACAGATCAAAATCTATTATGATTCCAAAAAAATCATCGGCCCTTAAATTATTGCAAAAAGTAAGAGATGAAGCGCATCGTTTTGCTGTGGATTTCCATCGGGATAAAAGATCGAAGCGTACTATAAAAACCGAATTGACGCAAATTAACGGGATCGGTGAGAAAACGGCAAAGCAGTTGCTGAAATCATTTGGATCAGTGAACACCGTGCGAGAGAGCTCTTTAGAAGAGCTCCAGGAAGAAATTGGAAATAAAACCGGGCAAAAAGTTTTTACTTATTTTAATGGGGAGAAGGAGTAA
- a CDS encoding class I SAM-dependent methyltransferase encodes MKADQLSQTAAFLAIKFYGLSRFDSFRSLFDDSVIIFYERLVKTLPAPNRYYHFWLQFRWVRKLYIWSEELLLPGDLLHVVARKWYIHRMVKKSIAEGSKQLIVLGAGFDHLAHHYSQQDIYCIECDVPYMAKRKKAFLRQFYPNSQHPLIVEAFLPKDQLVDIFENHPEVDPNKKTTIVAEGFFDYLNSNTVHSLLKGLKQHFTSTPTLISTHFDLNELFPFHQHIFKSSVKLVGEELQLQKSINEFKDLLSEIGYRLNRHYDCQTIREEITKHCNTDLPLLSGFHILQLE; translated from the coding sequence ATGAAAGCCGATCAGCTTAGCCAAACAGCGGCCTTCTTAGCGATCAAATTCTATGGTTTGAGTCGTTTTGATTCCTTCCGCTCCCTCTTTGATGATTCCGTAATCATATTCTATGAACGACTCGTCAAAACACTTCCTGCCCCTAATCGCTATTATCACTTCTGGTTGCAGTTTAGATGGGTTCGGAAATTATATATATGGTCAGAAGAACTTTTGTTACCCGGTGATCTGCTGCATGTAGTAGCCCGTAAATGGTATATCCATCGGATGGTAAAAAAAAGTATTGCTGAAGGCTCAAAACAACTTATCGTTCTGGGGGCCGGTTTTGACCACTTGGCTCATCACTACAGCCAACAAGACATATATTGCATCGAATGTGATGTTCCGTATATGGCAAAACGAAAAAAAGCATTTCTCCGGCAATTCTATCCAAACAGTCAGCACCCTTTAATCGTTGAGGCCTTTCTCCCAAAAGACCAGTTGGTCGATATATTTGAAAATCATCCTGAAGTCGATCCTAATAAAAAAACTACTATAGTTGCTGAAGGTTTTTTCGACTATCTCAATAGTAATACTGTCCATTCTCTGTTAAAAGGGCTAAAACAACATTTCACCTCTACTCCAACCCTCATAAGCACACATTTTGACCTTAATGAGCTGTTTCCATTCCATCAACATATTTTTAAGTCAAGTGTTAAACTAGTCGGTGAAGAATTACAGCTCCAAAAATCAATAAATGAATTCAAAGACTTATTATCAGAAATTGGATACCGGCTAAACCGACACTATGACTGCCAAACAATTAGAGAAGAAATAACAAAACATTGTAATACCGACTTACCCTTGTTAAGTGGTTTTCACATCCTACAGCTAGAGTAA
- a CDS encoding trypsin-like peptidase domain-containing protein, translating into MKRRDRFLSGILLVLIGVIIGTLIAFYQQQNMVDDRAKVKVTEVRHGRTPVFTDEELAKIDDRFLFKQIAEHVTPTVVYIETVIPFSRRNIPDDEFHEEEDGFWGNIIPRRTRTVGSGIIISSDGYILTNNHVIDGAIEDGIEVVLNDKRTFEGRIVGQDPTTDLAVLKVPANNLPAITIGNSNEVDVGEWVLAIGNPFRLRSTVTAGIVSALSRDVQIINDQMRVESFIQTDAAINKGNSGGALVNTDGELIGVNTAIASQSGNYQGYGFSVPSNLAAKVGQDLIEYGEVRRALLGVTIVSVNAELAEQLGMDEIRGVQITAVSPGGAADKAGLQTEDVILSVDGDIVNESNQLQQKIAVRNPGELVELDILRDGIKMTKTVKLGLLEQENHQFANTPSSRDRLEKDDERDSSSDDNNFAVFDFGIKVMAIQKEEVGDRYHLIITEVVDGSDADEKKLKAGFEIKKVGDQKVEDLESLKDLINQFFNKYDSVLLEVATREGETRMIELEQ; encoded by the coding sequence ATGAAAAGAAGAGACCGTTTTTTATCAGGTATTTTATTGGTGTTGATTGGTGTGATAATTGGCACTCTTATCGCTTTTTACCAGCAACAAAATATGGTAGATGACCGTGCAAAGGTTAAGGTTACAGAGGTAAGGCACGGTAGAACACCTGTTTTTACAGATGAAGAGCTTGCTAAAATTGATGATCGATTCCTTTTTAAACAGATAGCTGAGCATGTTACGCCTACGGTTGTTTATATAGAAACGGTGATACCGTTCTCTAGACGAAATATACCCGATGATGAATTTCACGAAGAGGAAGACGGTTTTTGGGGAAATATTATACCACGTCGCACGCGTACGGTAGGTTCTGGAATTATCATAAGTAGTGACGGATATATATTAACAAATAATCACGTTATTGATGGGGCTATTGAGGATGGAATAGAAGTAGTATTAAATGATAAACGTACATTCGAAGGACGTATTGTGGGACAAGATCCTACCACAGATTTGGCTGTTCTTAAGGTACCGGCCAATAATCTACCGGCTATTACTATTGGTAATTCCAATGAAGTTGATGTGGGAGAATGGGTGCTTGCTATCGGGAATCCGTTTCGGTTGCGGTCTACTGTAACCGCAGGCATTGTAAGTGCCTTAAGTCGCGATGTACAGATTATTAATGATCAGATGCGGGTCGAAAGCTTTATACAAACAGATGCTGCCATTAATAAAGGGAATAGTGGAGGTGCCCTTGTTAATACAGATGGAGAATTAATTGGAGTTAACACGGCTATTGCCTCCCAAAGTGGAAATTACCAGGGGTATGGATTTTCCGTACCATCGAATTTAGCAGCTAAAGTGGGGCAGGATTTAATCGAATACGGTGAAGTGCGGCGCGCACTGCTGGGGGTGACAATTGTAAGTGTAAATGCAGAGCTGGCAGAGCAATTGGGTATGGATGAAATTCGCGGAGTTCAGATTACTGCTGTATCGCCTGGTGGTGCAGCAGATAAAGCAGGACTGCAAACGGAGGATGTTATTTTAAGTGTCGATGGAGATATTGTGAATGAATCGAATCAGCTTCAACAAAAAATTGCGGTACGAAATCCAGGGGAGTTGGTTGAGCTGGATATTCTGCGAGACGGTATTAAAATGACTAAAACTGTTAAGCTTGGGCTTCTTGAGCAGGAAAATCATCAGTTTGCCAATACTCCCTCCTCTAGAGATCGTTTGGAAAAAGATGATGAAAGAGATTCATCTTCTGATGATAATAATTTTGCAGTGTTCGATTTTGGCATTAAAGTTATGGCAATTCAAAAAGAGGAGGTAGGGGATAGATACCACTTAATCATAACCGAAGTAGTGGATGGATCTGATGCTGATGAAAAAAAATTAAAAGCGGGATTTGAGATAAAAAAAGTAGGAGATCAAAAAGTTGAAGATCTGGAATCTTTAAAGGATCTTATAAACCAATTTTTTAACAAATATGATTCGGTTTTGTTAGAGGTCGCTACCCGAGAAGGGGAGACCAGAATGATCGAATTAGAACAGTAA
- the icd gene encoding NADP-dependent isocitrate dehydrogenase, which translates to MSYDKITPPENGTKITTEADGTLNVADNPIIPFIEGDGIGIDITPTMRNVLDSAVEKAYSGEKKIEWFEIYAGEKAVDFYGEGEWLPADTLNAIEDYKVAIKGPLTTPVGGGIRSLNVAIRQHKDLFACVRPVKYYQGTPSPVKHPEKTDMVIFRENTEDIYAGIEYQTGTPENKKLKDFLINEMGVDNMRFPDTTSLGIKPISEEGTKRLVRSAINYAIENDRDSVTLVHKGNIMKFTEGSFKDWGYEVAREEFDAEVIGDGPWCKLPNGIVIKDAIADAFLQQILTRPDEYDVIATMNLNGDYVSDALAACVGGIGIAPGANINYNTGLAVFEATHGTAPKYTGQDKVNPGSLILSGVIMLRYLGWNEAADLIEKGLEASITQKTVTYDFERLMDDATLLKCSEFGEKIIENM; encoded by the coding sequence ATGAGTTACGACAAGATTACGCCCCCCGAAAACGGGACAAAAATTACTACCGAAGCCGACGGTACCCTGAACGTCGCTGATAATCCTATTATTCCATTTATTGAGGGTGATGGTATTGGCATCGATATTACGCCAACCATGCGCAATGTACTTGACAGCGCTGTTGAAAAAGCCTATAGCGGTGAAAAGAAAATTGAATGGTTTGAAATTTACGCTGGAGAAAAAGCCGTAGATTTTTATGGTGAAGGCGAATGGCTTCCTGCAGATACACTTAACGCCATTGAAGATTATAAGGTTGCTATTAAGGGACCATTAACAACTCCTGTTGGCGGTGGAATACGATCATTAAATGTTGCGATTCGTCAACATAAAGACCTCTTTGCCTGTGTACGACCAGTTAAATATTACCAAGGTACTCCGAGCCCGGTTAAACATCCTGAAAAAACCGATATGGTGATATTCCGTGAAAATACCGAAGATATTTATGCCGGTATCGAATATCAGACCGGAACCCCTGAAAACAAGAAGCTGAAAGATTTCTTGATTAATGAGATGGGGGTAGACAATATGCGATTCCCGGATACCACTTCTCTTGGAATCAAGCCAATCTCTGAAGAAGGAACCAAACGTCTCGTTCGGTCGGCAATTAACTACGCTATTGAGAACGATCGTGACAGTGTTACCCTTGTTCATAAAGGAAACATTATGAAGTTTACCGAAGGTAGCTTCAAAGACTGGGGATATGAAGTTGCCCGTGAAGAGTTTGATGCTGAAGTTATTGGCGATGGTCCATGGTGTAAACTGCCCAACGGTATCGTTATAAAGGACGCTATTGCCGATGCATTCTTGCAGCAGATATTAACCCGTCCTGATGAGTATGACGTAATAGCTACTATGAACCTCAACGGCGACTATGTTTCTGATGCTCTTGCTGCTTGTGTAGGCGGCATTGGTATTGCTCCCGGAGCAAACATCAACTATAATACAGGACTTGCTGTTTTTGAAGCAACACACGGCACGGCTCCCAAATATACTGGCCAAGATAAAGTGAACCCCGGTTCATTGATTCTATCTGGTGTTATAATGCTCCGCTATCTGGGCTGGAATGAAGCTGCTGATCTTATTGAAAAAGGACTCGAAGCTTCTATCACGCAAAAAACTGTTACTTACGACTTTGAACGCCTGATGGATGATGCAACTCTTCTCAAATGTTCTGAGTTTGGAGAAAAAATTATAGAAAATATGTAG
- a CDS encoding sodium:solute symporter family protein yields the protein MESWVIILLICGIYLAITLAMGIIPGLKVSDSVSGFVAGDRSMNLLLLYFVLGASIFSSFAFLGGPGWAYSRGAAAFYIISYGATGMIPIYFFGPKVRRLGEKYDFVTQAEILQDRFNSTSLSALLAIISIVVFIPYLTLQMKGAGYVITTISEGAIPQWLGAGIAYLVVLIYVYFSGVMGVGWTNTFQGIFMMIIAWFLGIYLPYELFGGVGEMFTQIAQSDMSAMLKAPGLNASGEPWNWWSYSSAVIVSAVGFSVWPHLFMRAFAAENDRTMKLTAVLYPTFQFFLIPILIIGFTAILAYPNVSPADSILPYILTQLDLPIIIIGLVCAGTLAASMSSGDAILHSAASIGVRDGLSHILPAEWHTDKKERNLIRLLVIIISLIAYYFAVISDVPIVNLLLGSYGGVAQIFPLVLCMFYWKRATGYGAIAGLLGGVLTTIFFLLYPELRPFPIHEGIYGLLINIGLLVTVSLSTEPESKERIERYLNA from the coding sequence ATGGAAAGCTGGGTCATCATTTTACTTATCTGTGGAATATACCTTGCCATAACTCTGGCAATGGGTATTATTCCGGGATTAAAAGTTTCTGACAGTGTTAGTGGCTTTGTTGCCGGCGACCGAAGTATGAATTTGCTGCTGCTTTATTTTGTACTAGGTGCTTCCATATTCTCCTCCTTTGCTTTCCTTGGCGGACCCGGCTGGGCTTACTCCCGGGGTGCTGCAGCCTTTTATATAATATCCTATGGAGCCACAGGAATGATTCCCATCTACTTTTTTGGACCCAAAGTGCGACGATTGGGAGAAAAATATGATTTTGTGACACAGGCCGAAATTCTGCAAGATCGTTTTAACAGCACCTCTCTCTCAGCCTTACTAGCTATAATAAGTATCGTTGTTTTTATTCCATATTTGACCCTGCAAATGAAAGGTGCCGGCTATGTTATCACTACTATTAGTGAAGGGGCTATTCCACAGTGGCTTGGAGCCGGCATTGCCTATCTTGTGGTTCTGATCTATGTATACTTTAGCGGAGTTATGGGTGTAGGTTGGACCAACACCTTCCAAGGGATTTTTATGATGATCATTGCCTGGTTTTTGGGAATTTATCTGCCATATGAACTATTTGGTGGCGTTGGTGAAATGTTTACCCAGATTGCCCAAAGTGACATGTCAGCTATGCTAAAAGCTCCCGGTCTAAATGCTTCCGGCGAACCCTGGAATTGGTGGAGCTACAGCTCGGCTGTTATTGTATCCGCTGTGGGGTTTTCGGTCTGGCCTCACCTTTTCATGCGTGCTTTTGCTGCAGAAAATGATCGAACAATGAAACTCACAGCAGTTTTATACCCCACATTCCAATTTTTTCTGATCCCAATTTTAATTATTGGCTTTACCGCTATCCTGGCCTACCCCAACGTATCACCTGCCGATAGTATTCTTCCCTATATTCTTACTCAACTGGACTTACCCATTATCATAATCGGCTTGGTTTGTGCCGGAACGCTGGCTGCTTCTATGTCGTCAGGTGATGCTATACTCCATTCTGCGGCTTCTATTGGTGTACGCGATGGACTTTCCCATATTTTGCCGGCCGAATGGCATACTGATAAAAAAGAACGTAACCTTATCCGCTTACTGGTTATTATTATCAGTCTTATTGCCTACTATTTTGCCGTTATATCTGATGTGCCTATTGTGAACCTGTTGCTAGGATCCTACGGAGGAGTGGCTCAAATTTTCCCCCTTGTCCTTTGTATGTTTTACTGGAAACGGGCAACTGGTTACGGAGCAATAGCCGGACTTCTGGGAGGAGTTCTAACAACGATCTTTTTCTTACTCTATCCCGAGCTCCGGCCTTTCCCGATACATGAAGGAATATACGGGCTTTTAATAAATATAGGCCTTCTTGTTACAGTGAGTTTATCCACAGAACCCGAATCGAAAGAACGTATTGAACGGTACCTAAACGCATAA